The Carassius auratus strain Wakin chromosome 11, ASM336829v1, whole genome shotgun sequence DNA window TTTTGATACGTGACCCACACATTCGTTCACAAGTTTTAGAGCTGTGTGCCATGAGATTGTGTACATAGCTTTGGACCTAGACTCGATCTGCATCATGTTCTGTGTTCACTTCTGGTCAAATTAGGACATATCTTGGTTCATGCTGTTGCCTTTACCTGTTTAACGGTAAACATGATGGCTGATATCTACAATTTTAATCCTGGATTCTACATAGAAGCAAAAGAAAGTGAATGTAATGTTAAAACCAATATATTAGTTTTGTACAGGAAGAGGTACTTACTTTTTATTTTGGGACCTAAGAGAAGGTTGATTGATGTATATATTTTGTCTAAAAAAAGTATTGTTGACATACATTAaagaaaaagtattaataaagttgttgttgtttttttcctgtgGAAATCATgcctgtctgagtctgtgtttgaGAGCTTGAACTTGTTTAgctgtaagagagagagagaaaaactcgCTGTTTTTCCCATCACAGTTCGTCCTTATGTAACACTTACATAACCCATAAACTTGCTGTCTATGCAAATGCTTTAGACAAACACTACGATAAGAGTAGGGTTACAAATATTCCAGCCTCACACCTCCTAACTAAAGTCCGTGCATTTTTGATAAGGTTTTGTGGCGCACTTATTCTCCAAAAAGACTTCGGACCCAAAGCAGAGaacataattgattttttttttttaagtctttgtaACTGCGTTACATTTCTTGGAAGATGAATAACGTCCTCTTCTAATGCTCGCTAGCTGTTGAATTAGGTTAAGACGCCCcgcgtgcctgtgtgtgtgtgtgtgtgtgctcgatCCTGTCACATGTAGAGCCACACGGTAGGCCGCGCGCACTGCACCGAAGCACGGGGAGCCACATGCCACGCCTCCAGCGCAGTCTGCACGATACAATAATATGCTACAATTGCGAGACAGCAGTATTATCTGTCTGTAAATGATTAATatctataaattaattaatttaatttgtattaatctaGTTAATAtaactgagacacacacacacacacacacaaacacacacacacacacacacatatatatatatatatatatatatatatatatatatatatatatatatatatatatattttttttttttttaattattattctttttttgctATTTAGTAGCATATCCTTATCATTTGtctatttttgtttcaaaattaGCTATTAACTACGTATGGTACCAGAGCAGGGTGATAACATTTAAATAGAAAGGTTTATGTGTCTTACTGAtgcatgactgaatgaatgaatgaaatgaaataaagtgaCCATATTGTTGGCTGTTAGATTTAAAGTTAACATTGGGCTATGCTTAgtgtataaaaacaaacaaacaaaaacaattgtaATGACAAAAGAATAACATTTGCGCTACATATACTATGCGTTTGATATATTATTGAGGAAATACAgtacttttgataaataaataaaaaaacaatatgtaaGTTTGCATGATAGACTGATGCAGCAGCAAGGAAAGGTTCTCATCTTTTTATTCTAAAGCTTTTAGCGCTCTCGCGTGGACTATCCAAAAACTGCAACGAATGTTAAATGTTTTCTTACTAACCGCAAAATgtttattgtacaaaaaaaaaagacgctacagtgtgtgtgtgtgtatttactcaCATTTTCTATATTTGACTATATTTTGCTCTACAATTactatattttgctatatttacaACAATCTACTTATTGTTTAACTTAATATTTGAATGctcaaatgtttttaatgttcatttaattcttactgtaattttaagtaatattataattttgtttgtatgaaaCGAATGaaaccgcagacagaaggcaaaagggccaacaagagctaagcatctctcggggaactccttcaagactgttggaagaccatttgaggtgactacctcttgaagctcatcaagagaatgccaagagtgtgcaaagcagtaatcaaagcaaaaggtggctactttgaagaacctacaatatgacatatttcatatgtttcacttttttgttatgtatataattccatatataattccacatgtgttaattcatagttttgatgccttcagtgtgaatctacaattttcatgaaaataaagaaaactctttgaatgagaaggtgtgtccagtatatgtatatgtatatatgtatgtatatatatatatatatatgattaggATTTTTATAAAGATCAAAGTCTGTTATCTAAGTTATTAgtataatacattacattacacattttaggtaacaATCGTACGATCTTGTATCATATTGACACAAAAATTCAAAAAGTATAGGAACATACACTGTAGCCTATATTCCATTCATTGTGATTAACAACTTGAAGCGCATTAAACTTTACAGTAAATAAAGGTTTCCCAAACTGCGGTTTGTGTGAACCGCAGGGGGTTTGTGAGTTTAAGCAAAAGCtaacaattaattaaatcataaaggTATAACCTAAATAaagtcattcaaaaaaaaaaaaaaaatatttacaataaatatatatttgtttacctGCTTGTCACGTGGCCTCTTAACTGTCACCTGTCCCTTCAGAGGAcatgcctacatttacttcactaaaacaaataaatccttatctaatcatgaaaaatatatatcGTTTTCGTTGCTTTTTATTATCACATCTTagaaatcatcataaattatatatcgaCCGAAGGCTTAAAACAAGGAGactttttagtatattttagaaaggaacatttaaaagatgaaaaagaggaaaTTAGGGATAATCAATGAACTATGACAAAAgtattgctattgtgtgaataatatgtaatcatgtaatcaataaaaagtaactgtagtctgattacagatattttaaaatgtaatttaatctaaataCATAATCCAGatcacatgtaatcagttacccggatctctctctctctctctctctctctctctctctctctgtgtgtgtgtgtgtgatagatagatagatagatagatagatagatagatagatagatagatagatagatagatagatagatagatagatagatagatatgatgcaatgcatttatttgtttgctcgtttttataaataaacaaaaatatgtttgcagatgtTGGAGAATGAAGTTTTTAGTCAAACATTCCAACTCAACTTTaccttatttatttgattgtatcTATGTATGTAACGTTATCTGTCTGTAGCACAGCAGCGTGTCGTCTATGGTCGTAACTTTTATTAGTAACGATTATTCACGGCGCGGCGCGGTAATTGTGCGTCATTTGTTGTCACCTGACCTTTGTCTCAGCCGCTTCCTCTTTCTCCTCGAGTCCTCCAGCAGGAACAGATCTACCCCATCATCAGAGTTTGGTCATCCAGCAGCGCAGAGATGTTGGCCCTCATCCACCGGCTCCTGGACTGGTTCAGGTCGCTCTTCTGGAAAGAGGAGATGGAGCTAACGCTGGTGGGACTGCAGTACTCTGGAAAAACCACTTTTGTCAACGTGATTGCTGTAAGTCTGCTTTCATTCCTCTCAGTTTGAACACTTGTCATGTCATTGCCTGCCGGGGTGGAGAACAGATGCTTCTCATACCTGTTTATGTGAGCAGTGTGCTCTTATGAGTCATGGCGTGATGTTTCCCATGGATTGCTTGACGTTTTAActtatatatgaaatatgtattGCTATTATCTCAAGGTTGGAGGACTTTAATGACTTTTAGGGAGGATGAGATGCCACTGGTGTGGTTTAGTTTGTAAGTCGAATGTAATCAGTTTAATAAAACCTATATAATGTAATAGAATATATGAATGTACAGTAATATAATATGATGATCATCAAACACAAAATTTGATAATGATTATGTCAGTGCCAGATGTGTTTTTTGATTGCCTTCATAGATCGTTTTCagcaataaaaacataacaatgtgACTCAGAGCAGATGTTATTTATGAGAGTaaagtaattttttgtttttgtttttgttttttggacaaGTCAGTGCTGGTTCATTGCGGTTTTGCATTTTTAGTTACCTAAGGTTTCTCAGTTGTATGCTTGGTACTATAATGGAATCGTGGAATCCACAAAGTAACCTTTAAATAAACCCCAGTGTGACCCATAGTACAGCAGCTTTGATCTGTTATTAGGCAAAGTTCCCAGGTACAAGTGACCGTCCCAATGGGGGTTCTTGAACCGTGAGAGTTGCCCTTTCACCTCTCATAGATGCTTCTGCAATGCAACACGAAGAATTTACAAACCCAGTACATCTGGCTTTGAAACTTAATGCAAAAGATCGAATTCTTGATCGAATGCTTTGAAGATTTTCAAATGCAGATCAACATGCAGTTACATAGTTGAAATTCTTAGGTGTTTTGTAATATAGCCATGAAATTAGCTAAGCTCTTGTATTTTTTTCATCAACGTAAGGGTTTTGCATGATTCTTTTCTGCTAGTCTGGTCATTTCAATGAAGACATGATCCCTACAGTCGGCTTCAACATGAGGAAAGTCACCAAAGGCAACGTAACAATAAAAGTAAGTCTCATCTACACACATCATACTTCTGCCTCAAGCATGGTTTTCTTGGATCCAGATAATATAGACTCTTTAATGCAAATTATACGCATCACAAGTTCAATGTTTCATTGCCAGTGCCTTCTATCATGTCCTGCTTTTGCATAGATTTGGGATATAGGTGGGCAGCCACGGTTCAGGAGCATGTGGGAGCGATACTGCCGGGGCGTCAATGCCATCGTGTGAGTACAGCATCCATAGAGACCTTATTTTATTGagtctggaatacttgattctgatcaGTCAGTGCCCTTGAGCGGTTAGATGTTTTTGCATAATGACCAATAAAATGCATCTAGAAGCTAGATAAGAGAGAGAGTAAGTTGTAAttcatgtattcctgtgatgcaaagttgaattttcagcatcatcactccagtcttcattgtcacatgatctgatcatcaatgttgaaaaatgttcttgctatttaatattttttggaaactgtgatgcatttcttAGTGattctttgaattaaaaaaaaaaaaataaataaataaaagctttttttaaataaataaatgaataaatgcttttactgtcacttttgattaattcaaccCATCCTTGAAGAATAAAATGATGAAAttcttgtttgtttaaaaaaaaaaaaaaaaatcttactccaaacttttaaatgatagtgtataataaataaataaatagacatggTTTCAGACAGTGTCCATTTTGttgcttattatttttcttagCTCAAGATATAAACTATTATACAAGAAAACAGAATAGTTGAATCAGATCAGTATTTCTGGTccatttacttttacatttactttacttTTGATAAGTAGCTGTGTAATAAATGAACGATTGTACAATCAACTAATCAACAAAATAAACCCCTACACGTTGAGATTCTGATCACCCTTTCAGGGTTTATTTTGCGACTGGCTGACTGTAAATCATCCCTAACCAGAAGTTTTAGTTTTGACATGATCAACGCCTGCATTAAGGACTCTGTTGGTGTTTTCAGGTATATGGTTGACTCTGCTGATCGCGAAAAGGTCGAAGCCTCGAGGAACGAGCTGCACAACTTGTTAGACAAACCACAGCTGCAAGGCATTCCTGTAAGGACAATTCACTACTGTGGTTGATTATTTCCCCTTGTGCTGTTAATACAGGACTGTTCTATTTATTAATACCTTGTGCTGTTTTATTACTGCTGCATTTTCCAAAACAATAGAAAACCAAGCCTAGCCATCACACCACACCTTTTCCAGATCCTTCCCCACTGCTGTGTTGTATTCACCGAGCATGACTAAGCATCTCTGTCGTCAGCTCCTGTGGTCCGAGATGTCCTCACTGGGGGCATTATAGCGCTTATCTTCAGCAGAGAAATCAGCACAGAGGAAACAGATCGCTCATTGATTTTCAGTCTGTTGGGAGTGATGGACGTCTACTATTTGCCAAAGTGAACAATTTAAAAAGACAGCTTTAACACAATCTAATGTAGAACCAGCACCCAATAACATAAATCTTGGAAGCAAAAGTGTGAAACAGGCCGTTTAAACAAAAAGAGG harbors:
- the LOC113110918 gene encoding ADP-ribosylation factor-like protein 8B, producing MLALIHRLLDWFRSLFWKEEMELTLVGLQYSGKTTFVNVIASGHFNEDMIPTVGFNMRKVTKGNVTIKIWDIGGQPRFRSMWERYCRGVNAIVYMVDSADREKVEASRNELHNLLDKPQLQGIPVLVLGNKRDLPSALDEKQIIEKMNLSAIQDREICCYSISCKEKDNIDITLQWLIQHSKSRRS